In Methylobacterium aquaticum, the following are encoded in one genomic region:
- a CDS encoding universal stress protein, translating to MIKDLTIVVDGVGRRAAPYGITLAAMLEATVSAVSVLPLVPFQTFAQSEIRYDLVVAAEQDAREQAAAAVEAVAKAAREAGIPCETSAICTSAPLAPLRLAGFVHLSDLAVIEQADEAAPKPADAYLDTLLFQGARPVLMVPYNQLAPPRFSCAVVAWDGSAPAARALGDALPLLRRMARVELVSVTDEPVPEATRRRAIRHLARHGIEATVEVIPGGVPVGEALLSHVSDRGADLLVMGAYGHSRLREAILGGTSRTILASMTVPVLMSR from the coding sequence GTGATCAAGGATCTGACGATCGTCGTCGACGGGGTGGGCCGGCGCGCCGCGCCCTACGGGATCACGCTCGCGGCGATGCTCGAGGCGACCGTCTCGGCTGTGAGCGTCCTGCCGCTCGTGCCGTTCCAGACCTTCGCGCAATCGGAAATTCGCTACGACCTCGTCGTGGCCGCCGAGCAGGATGCCCGCGAGCAGGCCGCCGCGGCGGTCGAGGCCGTGGCCAAAGCGGCGCGGGAAGCCGGAATCCCGTGCGAGACGAGCGCGATCTGCACCTCGGCGCCGCTCGCGCCGTTGCGCCTCGCCGGCTTCGTGCATCTGAGCGACCTCGCGGTGATCGAGCAGGCCGACGAGGCCGCGCCCAAGCCGGCCGACGCCTATCTCGACACCCTGCTGTTCCAGGGCGCGCGACCGGTGCTGATGGTGCCGTATAACCAGCTGGCGCCGCCCCGATTCTCCTGTGCGGTCGTCGCCTGGGACGGCAGCGCGCCCGCGGCGCGCGCTCTCGGCGACGCGCTGCCGCTCCTGCGCCGTATGGCGCGGGTCGAGCTCGTCAGCGTGACCGACGAGCCGGTGCCGGAGGCGACGCGCAGGCGTGCGATCCGCCATCTCGCCCGGCACGGGATCGAGGCGACGGTCGAGGTCATCCCCGGCGGTGTCCCGGTGGGCGAGGCGCTGCTCTCGCACGTGTCCGATCGCGGCGCCGATCTCCTGGTGATGGGCGCCTACGGCCATTCGCGGCTGCGCGAGGCGATCCTCGGCGGGACCAGCCGGACGATCCTCGCTTCGATGACGGTCCCGGTGCTGATGTCGCGCTGA
- a CDS encoding ABC transporter ATP-binding protein, translating into MPTSLHPDTADLARPRRQDPPEAAGPVPRRAARNHMAPSLLAFIWRESALAQVGLALLAVAVFLAGLAPIELQRRAVSLATGLAVRGADPHPLLGLALLYMLAAAGLGGLKLALNLGRGFVGERAVRRLRAAIMADLHAASGPERGIAIAMVLDEAEPVGSFVGVCLSEPLLQAGVLVSTLAYLAFLHPPMALVTLAVFSPQLVFVPLMQRAINRRVAARVGLLRRISGGLVERPAALPGPTPAELDRLGGVFRLNMGIFGFKFSMNVLMNLSYHLGVAGILAVGGYAVAAGEAEIGTVVAFVSGLAHMNDPWGDLVGWFRDVSVTRTKYDLIVRATSGPAAERA; encoded by the coding sequence ATGCCGACGAGCCTGCACCCGGACACGGCCGACCTCGCCCGACCCCGCCGGCAGGACCCGCCCGAGGCCGCCGGCCCGGTCCCGCGCCGCGCCGCGCGAAATCACATGGCGCCTTCCCTCCTCGCCTTCATCTGGCGCGAGAGCGCGCTGGCGCAGGTCGGGCTGGCGCTGCTGGCGGTCGCGGTGTTCCTGGCCGGCCTCGCGCCCATCGAACTCCAGCGCCGCGCCGTGAGCTTGGCCACGGGCTTGGCCGTGCGCGGCGCCGATCCGCATCCGCTCCTCGGGCTCGCCCTGCTCTACATGCTGGCCGCTGCCGGCCTCGGCGGGCTCAAGCTGGCGCTCAATCTCGGCCGCGGCTTTGTCGGCGAGCGCGCCGTCCGGCGCCTGCGCGCCGCCATCATGGCCGATCTCCACGCCGCCTCCGGCCCGGAGCGGGGGATCGCGATCGCGATGGTGCTGGACGAGGCCGAGCCGGTCGGCAGCTTCGTCGGGGTGTGCCTGTCGGAGCCGCTGCTGCAGGCCGGCGTGCTCGTCTCCACCCTCGCCTACCTGGCGTTCCTCCATCCGCCGATGGCGCTGGTGACGCTCGCGGTGTTCTCGCCCCAGCTCGTCTTCGTGCCGCTGATGCAGCGGGCGATCAACCGCCGCGTCGCCGCCCGGGTCGGCCTCCTGCGCCGGATCAGCGGCGGACTGGTCGAGCGGCCGGCGGCGCTGCCGGGGCCGACGCCGGCGGAGCTGGACCGCCTGGGCGGCGTCTTCCGCCTGAACATGGGCATCTTCGGCTTCAAGTTCTCGATGAACGTCCTGATGAACCTGTCCTACCACCTCGGCGTCGCCGGCATCCTGGCGGTCGGCGGCTACGCCGTCGCGGCGGGCGAGGCGGAGATCGGCACCGTGGTCGCCTTCGTGTCGGGGCTCGCCCACATGAACGACCCCTGGGGCGACCTCGTCGGCTGGTTCCGGGACGTGAGCGTGACGCGCACGAAGTACGACCTGATCGTCCGGGCGACGTCGGGTCCGGCCGCCGAACGGGCGTGA
- a CDS encoding heavy metal translocating P-type ATPase produces the protein MEHSPATGGAVGKADTDKVATGDAPARRPTLAWAAALPAGLVALPLLGLSAGLVARTLGHADAAALAWSLATLAVLAFLLVQVATSLARGDVGLDLVAVLSMGGALALSQPLAGAVIALMFAGGQSLEAYVAGRASRAMTALIARQPRTALREEGNGADAPRMREVPLADLAPGDRILVRAGDVLPVDGRVAAGRAVLDLSSLTGESLPAAFAANAAVLSGSLNVGQAFTLVAERRADESTYAGIVRLVEAARAAKAPMARLADRYAIVFLLVTLVLAGGAWAASGDAVRALAVLVVATPCPLILAVPVALVSGLSRAARCGVLVKGGGALEAMARAEILVVDKTGTLTHGRARLRAVAALPPFGEAEALRLAASLDQASAHPIARALVEEAKAQGLSLASPSAVTEVPGDGVTGLVEGRRVGAGGPRLMRAQGIAFPPAGSDVDGPVASATILVAVDGRPAAILSFADPLRRDGAAILASLRECGIARVVLATGDRRNLAEALTAGLPIDAVAADLDPADKTKVVLEERRRGPVMMVGDGINDAPALAAADLGVALGARGAAAAAEAADVVLLVDSLAPLPEAIRIAKASRAIALQSVLVGLGLSLAGMVAAALGALTPVQGALLQEAIDVAVILNAMRALAGPDRGSRPGLPAA, from the coding sequence ATGGAGCACTCACCCGCAACAGGAGGAGCCGTCGGCAAGGCTGACACCGACAAGGTGGCCACCGGCGACGCTCCTGCCAGGAGGCCCACGCTCGCATGGGCGGCGGCCCTGCCGGCCGGGCTCGTGGCGCTGCCGCTCCTCGGCTTGAGCGCCGGTCTCGTGGCCCGAACCCTCGGCCACGCCGATGCCGCCGCCCTGGCCTGGAGCCTCGCCACCCTGGCGGTTCTCGCATTCCTGCTGGTCCAGGTGGCGACGAGCCTGGCGCGGGGCGATGTCGGGCTCGACCTCGTCGCCGTCCTGTCAATGGGTGGGGCGCTCGCCCTGTCGCAACCCCTGGCCGGTGCCGTCATCGCGCTGATGTTCGCCGGCGGCCAGTCGCTGGAGGCCTACGTCGCCGGACGGGCGAGCCGGGCGATGACCGCGCTGATCGCGCGCCAGCCGCGCACCGCCCTTCGTGAGGAGGGGAACGGCGCCGACGCGCCTCGCATGCGGGAGGTTCCCCTGGCGGATCTCGCCCCGGGCGACCGCATCCTGGTGCGGGCCGGCGACGTCCTGCCGGTCGACGGGCGCGTCGCCGCGGGCCGCGCCGTCCTCGACCTGTCGAGCCTCACCGGCGAATCGCTGCCCGCCGCCTTCGCGGCGAACGCGGCGGTGCTCAGCGGCAGCCTCAATGTCGGCCAGGCCTTCACGCTCGTGGCCGAGCGGCGGGCGGACGAGAGCACCTATGCCGGCATCGTGCGCCTCGTCGAGGCGGCGCGGGCGGCGAAAGCCCCTATGGCGCGGCTCGCCGACCGCTACGCGATCGTCTTCCTCCTCGTCACGCTCGTCCTCGCCGGCGGGGCCTGGGCCGCGTCGGGCGATGCCGTGCGGGCGCTGGCCGTGCTGGTGGTGGCGACACCCTGCCCGCTGATCCTGGCGGTGCCGGTCGCCCTGGTCTCGGGCCTGTCGCGGGCGGCGCGGTGCGGGGTCCTCGTCAAGGGCGGGGGCGCGCTCGAAGCCATGGCCAGGGCGGAGATCCTGGTGGTCGACAAGACCGGCACCCTGACCCACGGCCGGGCGCGCCTGAGGGCCGTCGCGGCGCTGCCGCCCTTCGGCGAGGCGGAAGCCCTGCGGCTGGCGGCCTCCCTCGATCAGGCCTCGGCCCACCCGATCGCCCGGGCCCTGGTCGAGGAGGCGAAGGCGCAGGGCTTGAGTCTCGCCTCGCCGTCGGCGGTGACCGAGGTTCCGGGCGACGGCGTGACCGGGCTGGTCGAGGGCCGTCGCGTCGGCGCGGGCGGGCCGCGCCTGATGCGCGCGCAAGGGATCGCCTTTCCGCCCGCCGGATCGGACGTGGACGGGCCGGTCGCGTCGGCCACAATCCTGGTGGCGGTCGACGGCCGGCCGGCGGCGATCCTGTCCTTCGCCGATCCGCTGCGCCGCGACGGGGCCGCCATCCTGGCCTCCTTGAGGGAATGCGGCATCGCCCGGGTGGTGCTCGCGACGGGGGACCGGCGTAACCTCGCCGAGGCGCTCACGGCGGGGCTGCCGATCGATGCGGTCGCCGCCGATCTCGACCCGGCGGACAAGACGAAGGTCGTCCTTGAGGAACGGCGGCGCGGGCCGGTGATGATGGTCGGCGACGGGATCAACGACGCGCCGGCACTCGCGGCGGCGGATCTCGGCGTGGCGTTGGGCGCCCGGGGCGCCGCCGCCGCCGCGGAGGCCGCCGACGTGGTCCTCCTCGTCGACAGCCTGGCGCCGCTGCCGGAGGCCATCCGCATCGCGAAGGCCTCCCGCGCCATCGCGCTCCAGAGCGTGCTCGTCGGGCTCGGGCTCTCGCTTGCCGGGATGGTCGCGGCGGCGCTCGGCGCGCTCACGCCGGTGCAGGGCGCGCTCTTGCAGGAGGCGATCGACGTCGCGGTGATCCTGAACGCCATGCGGGCCCTCGCGGGGCCCGATCGTGGCTCTCGCCCCGGATTGCCGGCGGCCTGA
- a CDS encoding CBS domain-containing protein produces the protein MLARDIMHRDVVTVTPETPLGAIARLLVKRRFGAVPVTDETGILVGIVSEADLLHREELGTERRRNRWIDAFASIETLANAYRSAHGQLARDVMARSVVTASPDASLAEIVEVMERRRIRRVPIVEAKPDGSERLVGIVTRGDLVRALATLVPASPAPTTDRALTDRRIRDMLLAELARQPWTDKAEGNVTVLDGVVHLWGPVTNEAEARALVTAAEGIPGVVAVRDHTFVASWGADPIML, from the coding sequence ATGCTGGCACGCGACATCATGCACCGCGACGTCGTCACGGTGACGCCGGAGACGCCGCTGGGCGCGATCGCCCGGCTGCTGGTCAAGAGGCGGTTCGGCGCCGTGCCGGTCACGGACGAGACCGGGATCCTCGTGGGGATCGTGAGCGAGGCCGACCTGCTCCACCGCGAGGAACTCGGCACCGAGCGGCGGCGCAACCGCTGGATCGACGCTTTCGCGTCGATTGAGACGCTCGCGAACGCCTATCGGAGCGCTCACGGCCAGCTCGCGCGCGACGTGATGGCCCGCTCCGTCGTGACTGCCAGCCCCGACGCCTCCCTCGCCGAGATCGTCGAAGTGATGGAGCGCCGGCGCATCCGCCGGGTCCCGATCGTCGAGGCCAAGCCCGACGGGAGCGAGCGACTCGTCGGGATCGTGACCCGCGGCGACCTCGTGCGGGCGCTCGCGACCCTGGTCCCGGCCTCCCCCGCCCCGACCACCGATCGGGCCCTCACCGACCGGCGCATCCGCGACATGCTGCTGGCCGAACTCGCCCGCCAGCCCTGGACCGACAAGGCCGAGGGCAACGTCACGGTGCTCGACGGCGTCGTCCATCTCTGGGGTCCCGTGACGAACGAGGCCGAGGCGAGGGCGCTGGTGACCGCGGCGGAGGGCATCCCGGGGGTCGTCGCGGTGCGCGATCACACCTTCGTCGCCTCCTGGGGCGCCGACCCGATCATGCTCTGA
- a CDS encoding acetate/propionate family kinase — MTDAILAINAGSSSLKFALYAAESLALLCRGGVSGLGASPRLEISGPLALTGAPPTACDHAGAVAWLLDALRRVPGLAVRAAGHRVVHGGRDFSAPVRIDDAVLARLDRLVPLAPGHQPLALAGLRAVAEVWPGLPQIACFDTAFHRGQPRLAQLFPIPRALSDEGLLRYGFHGLSYEHVATVLPEVAGPRAEGRVIVAHLGHGASLCALRNRRSIASTMGLTALDGLMMGTRSGSVDPGLVLHLIRERGLSPGAVADLLTTRSGLLGVSGISDDVRVLQDSDDPRAAEALDLFAYRAVREAGSLVAALGGLDALVFTAGIGENAPRMRAAIASGLAAFGVALDPARNAGGERCIGRAGSRVAVYVVPANEELPIARAVVRCLAEAASRG, encoded by the coding sequence ATGACCGACGCGATCCTGGCGATCAACGCCGGCTCCTCGAGCCTGAAATTCGCCCTCTACGCAGCGGAGTCGCTCGCTCTCCTGTGCCGCGGCGGGGTCTCGGGTCTCGGCGCGTCTCCCCGGCTCGAGATCTCCGGCCCCCTGGCGCTCACCGGCGCCCCGCCGACGGCCTGCGACCATGCCGGCGCCGTCGCCTGGCTCCTCGACGCGCTCCGGCGCGTGCCGGGCCTCGCCGTGCGGGCGGCGGGGCACCGGGTCGTGCATGGCGGACGGGACTTCTCGGCGCCGGTGCGGATCGACGACGCGGTTCTCGCCCGCCTCGACCGGCTGGTGCCGCTCGCCCCGGGCCACCAGCCCCTCGCCCTCGCGGGACTCCGGGCGGTGGCGGAGGTCTGGCCGGGCCTGCCCCAGATCGCCTGCTTCGATACCGCCTTCCACCGCGGCCAGCCGCGCCTCGCCCAGCTCTTCCCGATCCCGCGGGCGCTCTCGGACGAGGGGCTTCTGCGCTACGGCTTCCACGGCCTGTCCTACGAGCACGTCGCCACGGTCCTGCCGGAGGTGGCGGGACCGCGGGCGGAGGGTCGGGTGATCGTCGCGCATCTCGGCCACGGCGCCAGCCTCTGCGCCCTGCGCAACCGGCGCAGCATCGCCTCGACGATGGGCCTGACCGCCCTCGACGGCTTGATGATGGGCACCCGGTCAGGGTCGGTCGATCCCGGCCTCGTGCTCCACCTGATCCGCGAGCGGGGCCTGTCGCCGGGCGCGGTGGCGGATCTCCTCACCACGCGCTCGGGGCTGCTCGGGGTCTCGGGCATCAGCGACGACGTGCGGGTGCTGCAGGACTCCGACGATCCGCGGGCGGCGGAGGCCCTCGACCTCTTCGCCTATCGGGCGGTGCGCGAGGCCGGCTCCCTGGTGGCGGCGCTCGGCGGGCTCGACGCCCTGGTCTTCACCGCGGGCATCGGCGAGAACGCGCCGCGGATGCGGGCGGCGATCGCGTCCGGTCTCGCGGCGTTCGGCGTCGCGCTCGATCCGGCCCGCAACGCGGGCGGCGAGCGGTGCATCGGCAGGGCCGGATCGCGGGTCGCGGTCTACGTCGTGCCGGCGAACGAGGAACTGCCGATCGCCCGGGCGGTGGTTCGCTGCCTCGCCGAGGCCGCCAGCCGGGGATAG
- a CDS encoding phasin family protein: protein MTSRTTGSETPPVSGFGDMAALPTTESKLWRSFGIDLPLRLAAEILTFGSRRLQAQAEHVAALGRCGSPAETIELQTDFLMKTFTDYQREADALSRDVVDIAVPG, encoded by the coding sequence ATGACGTCCAGGACCACAGGCTCCGAGACACCGCCGGTCTCCGGCTTCGGCGACATGGCCGCGCTGCCGACCACGGAATCCAAGCTCTGGCGCAGCTTCGGCATCGACCTGCCGCTGCGGCTCGCCGCCGAGATCCTGACCTTCGGCAGCCGTCGCCTGCAGGCCCAGGCCGAGCACGTCGCGGCGCTCGGCCGCTGCGGCTCCCCCGCCGAGACGATCGAGCTCCAGACGGACTTCCTGATGAAGACCTTCACCGACTACCAGCGCGAGGCGGATGCGCTCTCCCGCGATGTCGTCGACATCGCCGTGCCAGGGTGA